The DNA region CGCCCATCATCGTCCTCGCGACGATCCAGGTCGCCGTGGTGATTCTCCTCGAGGCGTCGCTGGCGTATCTCGGGTTCTCCGGTACGACGCTGTCGTGGGGGTACGAAATCGAGCGTGGGCAGGATCTCCTCCGGACGCGCCCGTGGATCGCGATGATCCCCGGAATCGGTATCATGCTCACGGTGATCGCGGTCAACCTGCTCGGCGACTGGTTCCGTGATGCGCTCGACCCGAACATCGAAGGAAGCGAACGAGGTGCCTAACATGAGCGACGACATTCTCCGTATCAGCAACCTATCGACCCAGTTTTTCACCAGTGAGGGACAGGTAAACGCCGTCGACGACTTCGACCTAACGATTGAACGCGGCGAGGTCTTTGGTATCGTCGGCGAGAGCGGAAGCGGAAAGAGCGTGACGGCGCTTTCGATCATGGACCTGGTCGAATCGCCAGGGGAGGTGACGAGCGGGTCGATCGAGTACCGAAATCCGACGTTCGCCGACGCGATGCGAGAATCCCATCCGGCGGCCGTCGAGGGAGAGATGGTCGACCTGCTCGCGATTCCCGAGGAGGCTCGTCGCTCGCTCAGGGGCACCTCCTTCAGCATGATCTTTCAGGATCCCGAGAGCAGTTTCAACCCCAGTCTGACGGTCGGCGAACAGATCGCCGAAGCCGTCGAGGTCCAGCAACGGGCGACCCCGAACCCGCGTTCCGGCGAGGCTCGAACGCGGGGACCGGAGTACTCCCTGAGATCGTACGTCATGTCGATGGCACTCCCCTCGAAACGCTACGTGAGCGAGGAGAGTAAGGCGAAAGCGATCGAATTGCTCAAGACCGTGGGGATTCCGGACCCGGCCCAGCGCGCCGACGAGTACCCCCACGAGTACTCCGGCGGCATGCTCCAGCGGGCGATGATCGCTCAGGCGCTTGCCGGCGAACCGGACATCCTGATCGCCGACGAACCGACGACCGCGCTCGACGTGACGATCCAGGCCCAGATCCTCGACCTTCTGGACGACCTCCAGGAGGAGACGGGCATGACCATCCTGCTGATCACGCACAACCTCGGGGTCGTCGCCCGAATGTGTGATCGCGTCGGCGTGATGTACGCTGGGGAGATCGTCGAACGCGGCACTCTCGAGGACGTCTTCGACCGGTCGGTCCACCCGTACACGGAGGGACTGCTCGGGAGCGTTCCCGACCTCGAGGGAACCGCCGAGCGGTTGCGATCGATCCCGGGGAACGTCCCGAGCCTCCTCGATCACGAGATGCCCGACCGGTGTTACTTCGCTGATCGGTGCCCGAAGGCGATGGAGGAGTGCCTGAAGAAGCCGCCGGCGTACGCGGCCGAGGGAAGTGCAAACCACACGACCAAGTGTTATCTCGCGGAGATGGAGTACGACCCGAATCAGGCGCTCGAAAACGATGCTCTCGAGCGCGAGGCGACGGCGACGACCGACGGAGGTGAGTCACAATGAGCCTCGATACCGGAAGTGACCAGCCGCTGGTGCGCGTCGAGGGACTCCGCAAGTACTTCTACGAGCAGGATTCGTACATCGACCGGTTGTTTGGGCAGGAGCCCGTCGCCGTCCGTGCGGTCGACGACGTGGACTTCGAGGTGCACCGCGGCGAGACGCTCGGTCTCGTCGGCGAATCTGGCTGCGGGAAGTCGACGACGGGAGAGACGCTGTTACACCTGCAAGAACCCACCGACGGCGTCGTCCAGTTCGAGGGACAGAACGTCTTCGAACTCGAGGGCGACCGTCGCAACGAGTTCCGGCGGAACGCACAGGTCGTCTTTCAGGATCCTTTCTCGAGCCTCGACCCGCGAATGACGATCGGGAAGACGATCCAGCAGCCACTCACGGTCCACGACGTCGGCACTGCCGAGGAACGCCGCGATCGGGCCCAG from Natronosalvus rutilus includes:
- a CDS encoding ABC transporter ATP-binding protein, with the translated sequence MSDDILRISNLSTQFFTSEGQVNAVDDFDLTIERGEVFGIVGESGSGKSVTALSIMDLVESPGEVTSGSIEYRNPTFADAMRESHPAAVEGEMVDLLAIPEEARRSLRGTSFSMIFQDPESSFNPSLTVGEQIAEAVEVQQRATPNPRSGEARTRGPEYSLRSYVMSMALPSKRYVSEESKAKAIELLKTVGIPDPAQRADEYPHEYSGGMLQRAMIAQALAGEPDILIADEPTTALDVTIQAQILDLLDDLQEETGMTILLITHNLGVVARMCDRVGVMYAGEIVERGTLEDVFDRSVHPYTEGLLGSVPDLEGTAERLRSIPGNVPSLLDHEMPDRCYFADRCPKAMEECLKKPPAYAAEGSANHTTKCYLAEMEYDPNQALENDALEREATATTDGGESQ